A portion of the Thalassotalea sp. LPB0316 genome contains these proteins:
- the pckA gene encoding phosphoenolpyruvate carboxykinase (ATP), with protein MSTVAKTIDLTQYGITNVSEVVYNPSYDLLFEEETKSSLEGYDKGYVTELGAVSVDTGIFTGRSPKDKYIVRDDVTRDTVWWADQGKNDNKPMTPETWASLKDLVVTQLSGKRLFVVDTFCGANEDTRLKVRFITEVAWQAHFVKNMFIRPTDAELENYEPDFVVMNGAKTTNPNWQEQGLNSENFVAFNLTEKMQLIGGTWYGGEMKKGMFSMMNYLLPLKGIASMHCSANVGKDGDVAVFFGLSGTGKTTLSTDPKRELIGDDEHGWDDNGVFNFEGGCYAKTINLSKENEPDIYNAIRRDALLENVTVDENGKIDFDDNSKTENTRVSYPIHHIENIVKPVSRAGHAKKVIFLTADAFGVLPPVAKLTPEQTEYYFLSGFTAKLAGTERGITEPTPTFSSCFGAAFLSLHPTQYADVLRKRMEAAGAEAYLVNTGWNGSGKRISIKDTRAIIDAILDGSIEHAEMVELPMFNLSVPTALHDCDSNILDPRNTYDNAADWESKAKDLAGRFVNNFEKFTDTQHGQSLVSAGPQL; from the coding sequence ATGTCAACTGTGGCAAAAACGATTGATTTAACTCAATACGGCATCACCAACGTATCTGAGGTTGTTTACAATCCGTCTTACGATTTATTGTTTGAAGAAGAAACGAAATCTAGCCTCGAAGGTTATGACAAAGGTTATGTTACAGAGCTCGGCGCTGTTTCAGTTGACACCGGTATTTTTACTGGTCGCTCACCAAAAGATAAATACATTGTTCGCGATGACGTAACACGCGACACAGTATGGTGGGCAGATCAAGGCAAAAACGATAACAAGCCAATGACACCTGAAACTTGGGCTAGTTTAAAAGATTTAGTGGTTACTCAATTATCTGGCAAGCGTTTATTCGTTGTTGATACTTTCTGTGGCGCAAACGAAGATACGCGTTTAAAAGTTCGCTTTATCACTGAGGTTGCTTGGCAAGCTCACTTCGTAAAAAATATGTTCATTCGCCCAACTGACGCAGAGTTAGAAAACTACGAGCCAGACTTCGTTGTTATGAATGGTGCCAAAACAACGAACCCTAACTGGCAAGAACAAGGCTTAAACTCAGAAAACTTTGTTGCGTTTAACTTAACTGAAAAAATGCAGTTAATCGGTGGTACGTGGTACGGTGGTGAGATGAAAAAAGGTATGTTCTCAATGATGAACTACTTGTTACCACTGAAAGGTATTGCCTCAATGCACTGTAGTGCAAACGTAGGTAAAGATGGCGATGTAGCCGTATTCTTCGGTTTATCAGGTACGGGTAAAACGACACTTTCTACCGATCCTAAGCGCGAATTAATTGGTGATGATGAGCACGGTTGGGACGACAATGGCGTATTCAATTTTGAAGGTGGTTGTTACGCAAAAACAATCAATCTTTCAAAAGAAAACGAGCCAGACATTTACAACGCTATTCGTCGCGATGCGTTACTAGAAAACGTGACAGTAGATGAAAACGGCAAAATTGATTTTGACGACAACTCAAAAACAGAAAACACCCGTGTTTCTTACCCAATTCACCACATTGAAAACATTGTTAAGCCAGTATCTCGCGCCGGCCATGCCAAGAAAGTAATCTTCTTAACAGCCGATGCCTTCGGTGTGTTACCGCCAGTTGCCAAGCTAACACCTGAGCAAACTGAGTACTATTTCTTATCTGGCTTCACGGCTAAATTAGCCGGTACTGAGCGCGGTATTACTGAACCGACACCAACATTTTCTAGCTGTTTCGGTGCGGCGTTCTTAAGCTTACATCCAACACAATACGCTGACGTTCTACGCAAGCGTATGGAAGCGGCTGGTGCAGAAGCATACTTAGTAAATACTGGTTGGAATGGCTCAGGCAAACGTATCTCAATTAAAGATACCCGCGCTATTATCGATGCCATTTTAGACGGTTCAATCGAGCATGCCGAAATGGTTGAACTGCCAATGTTTAACTTAAGCGTACCTACAGCATTACACGACTGTGATAGCAACATTCTTGATCCGCGTAACACTTATGACAACGCGGCAGATTGGGAAAGCAAAGCTAAAGACTTAGCAGGGCGTTTCGTTAATAACTTTGAGAAGTTTACTGATACGCAGCACGGTCAATCATTAGTGTCTGCTGGCCCTCAGTTATAA
- the envZ gene encoding two-component system sensor histidine kinase EnvZ codes for MKLMPRSAFGQTVSLIGVLLLVNQIVAYASMAIYIIQPSSQQINQLLAKQIRVVFIDIKDVVMSPQMAQAFHRETGIGVYREHEAMQLGLANADYYPYRSMEMSKLLNGPAEVRISQGEEYLFWIRPPQAPSLWVKIPLSGLEEANLLPLIVVLMVIGGMSVVGGWLFVRQLNRPLRALQRAANQVGRGEFPEPLEAQGTSEVVAVTHAFNHMSKGIKRLEEDRNLLMAGISHDLRTPLTRIRLATEMMSDQESFLKEGIESDIEDMNNIIDQFIDYIRHDTLDKRELANVNELVDEVVLAERISGREFVVNLAQTPLVPIKYIAIKRALVNLVQNALRYTQGTIYISTRYDKVAKMVAIDVEDEGEGMNPEDIELLFKPFTQGDKARGTEGSGLGLAIIKRIVDSHGGQITLANRQQGGLQATIKLPIK; via the coding sequence ATGAAGTTAATGCCGCGCAGTGCATTTGGCCAAACTGTATCGTTAATCGGTGTGTTGTTGTTGGTCAATCAAATTGTCGCTTATGCCTCGATGGCTATTTACATCATTCAACCGAGCTCACAGCAAATTAACCAGTTACTGGCAAAACAAATTCGCGTCGTTTTTATTGATATTAAAGACGTGGTGATGAGCCCGCAAATGGCGCAGGCATTTCATCGAGAAACGGGTATTGGTGTTTATCGCGAACACGAAGCTATGCAGTTGGGGTTAGCCAATGCTGACTATTACCCTTATCGCTCGATGGAAATGAGTAAACTACTCAATGGCCCTGCCGAAGTGCGGATTTCTCAAGGCGAAGAATACCTGTTTTGGATCAGACCGCCACAAGCGCCATCACTCTGGGTAAAAATACCATTATCTGGGCTAGAAGAAGCAAACCTGTTGCCATTGATTGTGGTCTTGATGGTGATCGGTGGTATGAGTGTGGTCGGTGGTTGGCTGTTTGTTCGGCAACTCAATAGGCCTTTGCGGGCACTTCAGCGGGCGGCAAATCAAGTGGGTAGAGGTGAATTTCCCGAGCCTCTAGAAGCACAGGGAACGAGTGAAGTTGTTGCCGTGACGCATGCGTTTAATCATATGTCTAAGGGCATTAAACGCTTGGAAGAAGATCGCAACTTATTAATGGCGGGGATTTCTCATGATTTGCGAACGCCGCTCACGAGAATTCGTCTTGCAACAGAAATGATGTCCGATCAAGAGTCCTTCTTAAAGGAAGGTATCGAAAGCGATATCGAGGATATGAATAATATTATCGATCAGTTTATTGATTATATCCGCCACGATACACTAGACAAACGCGAGCTTGCCAATGTTAATGAACTCGTCGATGAAGTGGTGCTAGCTGAGCGTATTTCAGGTCGTGAGTTTGTTGTAAATCTGGCGCAAACCCCGTTGGTGCCAATCAAGTACATCGCTATCAAACGCGCTTTAGTCAACTTAGTACAAAATGCACTGCGTTATACTCAAGGTACCATCTATATCTCTACCCGTTATGATAAAGTAGCCAAAATGGTCGCGATCGATGTCGAAGATGAAGGCGAGGGCATGAACCCAGAGGATATTGAGCTGTTATTTAAACCGTTTACCCAAGGTGACAAAGCGCGCGGTACAGAAGGTTCAGGTTTGGGTTTGGCAATTATCAAACGTATTGTTGATTCTCACGGTGGCCAAATTACGCTAGCCAATCGCCAACAAGGTGGCTTACAAGCGACAATAAAACTGCCGATAAAATAG
- a CDS encoding RNA-binding S4 domain-containing protein: MAKNNPNNAIENTPTRLDKWLWAARFYKTRAIAKQMIDGGKVFYNGQRTKSGKNVAIGDKVRIRQGYDEREVIIVALADKRSNATFAQTLYQETDASIKTREDNALARKQGILFSPASETKPDKKQRRQIRQLKDRI; the protein is encoded by the coding sequence ATGGCTAAAAATAATCCCAATAACGCCATTGAAAATACACCGACTCGCCTCGATAAATGGTTGTGGGCAGCGCGGTTTTATAAAACCCGTGCGATTGCCAAACAAATGATCGATGGCGGTAAAGTGTTTTATAATGGCCAACGCACTAAATCAGGCAAAAACGTAGCGATTGGCGACAAAGTAAGAATACGCCAAGGCTATGATGAAAGAGAAGTGATCATCGTTGCACTCGCCGATAAGCGAAGTAATGCAACATTTGCCCAAACCTTATACCAAGAAACTGACGCAAGTATAAAAACGCGAGAAGATAACGCACTTGCTCGCAAACAGGGGATATTATTTAGCCCCGCAAGTGAAACCAAACCCGATAAAAAGCAACGTCGACAAATTCGACAATTGAAAGACAGGATATAG
- a CDS encoding tetratricopeptide repeat protein — MLSPRYFIFVIYFILSGCASTSSDSKQENFDKNKNFYQLLNQFKSSPDSVSYDELWFAYLKSDQIENSGIKQDEYHQVTQKLFSGEAKCEDINWEEITQLNFWSIKPHISAQTCYESMGVSDKADFHAASIDFLLTGILSNGDGRNYYSAYEIATWGDASDIVELAGYEIVDSYYELKHFGQALYFIYIVNDPETGFQKEIYFENNKFLHEILDIQYPFASLNNLLQTEVIDFFSQTDTNAKIAKAKILVLEEKYDDAVVLYLDAIQDGSIVANYLLGMLCHSDKQTILLRSECTSFFFQAAEMGYVDASIALAFIYMEGLEVEKSKQLGLQLMSSIEGKLEPGQAWHKLAYFYNDVLGIQDKEKYRYYLNQAAAHGDQEAQATTVLLDIQTVDENDLGKIEAIIQRLKGIAENGLDTAQVSYANFLLTTSQKGSENWNEAKLWLEKSANQGNPLANHLLGNAYQYGYFGEKNLLKAYFAYNDAALNYYPDSQLQIGYFNDIGRVVEEDKQLAISWYFLCAKASNLNCLRNLAVFFQNGIAVEQNYEAALHYYTMAANLGHAQSITDLALMYLFGNGTEQDVEKSNELFKKSCDLKDGKACMNLGNNYVNGEGFSKNIDKANELFDKACQYGFTGGCNNLANSYEQGRGVSKDYGQAAKLYKQACDAGNSMSCSNLGYMYRHGNGMPQNISKAKELYLKACSGGYDIGCSNYRGLLQ; from the coding sequence ATGTTATCCCCTAGGTATTTTATCTTTGTTATTTACTTTATTTTGTCAGGATGCGCATCGACTTCAAGTGATAGTAAACAAGAAAATTTCGACAAAAATAAAAACTTTTACCAGTTGTTAAATCAGTTTAAATCGTCACCAGATTCAGTTTCCTATGATGAACTTTGGTTTGCGTATTTAAAGTCAGATCAAATAGAAAACTCGGGTATTAAGCAAGATGAGTATCATCAAGTGACTCAAAAGCTATTTAGTGGAGAGGCTAAATGTGAAGATATCAACTGGGAAGAAATCACACAGCTAAATTTTTGGTCTATTAAGCCTCATATTTCGGCTCAAACTTGTTATGAATCTATGGGCGTTTCAGATAAAGCTGATTTTCATGCGGCTAGTATAGATTTTTTATTAACGGGTATTCTTTCGAACGGTGATGGACGAAACTATTATTCTGCATATGAAATTGCTACCTGGGGTGATGCTTCAGATATCGTTGAGCTAGCTGGTTATGAAATTGTTGATAGCTACTATGAATTAAAACATTTTGGTCAAGCTTTGTACTTCATCTATATTGTTAATGACCCCGAAACAGGTTTTCAAAAAGAAATATATTTTGAAAACAATAAGTTCCTTCATGAAATACTTGATATTCAATATCCGTTTGCTTCTCTCAATAATTTACTACAAACAGAAGTTATAGACTTTTTCTCTCAAACAGACACAAACGCCAAAATTGCTAAGGCTAAAATATTAGTGTTAGAGGAGAAATATGATGATGCGGTGGTTTTATACTTAGATGCGATTCAAGATGGAAGCATTGTCGCAAATTATCTCCTTGGTATGTTATGTCACAGTGATAAACAAACGATACTTTTGCGATCTGAGTGTACAAGCTTTTTCTTTCAGGCTGCAGAAATGGGGTATGTCGATGCTAGTATCGCATTAGCATTTATCTATATGGAAGGCCTTGAAGTTGAAAAAAGTAAACAACTCGGCCTGCAGCTCATGTCTTCAATTGAAGGCAAACTCGAACCTGGTCAGGCATGGCATAAACTGGCATATTTTTACAATGATGTTTTGGGAATTCAAGATAAAGAAAAATATCGATATTACCTAAATCAAGCTGCAGCGCATGGTGATCAAGAAGCTCAAGCAACAACTGTTTTGTTAGATATACAGACAGTCGATGAAAATGATTTAGGAAAAATAGAAGCAATTATTCAACGCTTGAAAGGGATCGCAGAAAATGGCTTAGACACTGCTCAAGTAAGTTATGCAAATTTTCTTTTAACAACAAGCCAGAAGGGGAGCGAGAATTGGAATGAGGCAAAACTTTGGCTTGAGAAATCAGCAAATCAAGGCAATCCATTGGCCAACCATTTACTCGGGAATGCCTATCAATATGGCTACTTTGGCGAGAAAAATTTATTAAAAGCCTACTTTGCATATAACGATGCTGCGTTAAATTATTACCCTGATTCACAACTTCAAATCGGGTATTTTAATGACATCGGTAGAGTTGTCGAAGAAGACAAGCAGCTCGCAATCTCATGGTACTTTTTGTGTGCAAAAGCTTCTAATTTGAATTGTCTAAGAAATCTAGCTGTCTTTTTTCAAAATGGTATTGCTGTTGAGCAAAATTATGAAGCAGCGCTTCACTATTACACGATGGCAGCAAATTTAGGCCATGCACAGAGCATTACTGATTTAGCATTAATGTATCTCTTTGGAAATGGTACAGAACAAGATGTTGAGAAATCTAATGAGCTGTTTAAAAAAAGTTGTGATCTGAAGGATGGAAAAGCTTGCATGAACTTAGGTAACAACTACGTCAATGGTGAAGGTTTTAGCAAAAACATTGATAAAGCCAACGAACTCTTTGATAAAGCATGCCAGTATGGATTTACGGGTGGCTGTAATAACTTGGCTAATTCCTATGAACAAGGCAGGGGGGTTAGTAAAGATTATGGCCAAGCCGCTAAGCTTTATAAGCAAGCTTGCGATGCCGGTAATTCGATGAGCTGTTCTAATTTGGGTTATATGTATAGACATGGTAATGGTATGCCGCAAAACATTTCTAAAGCAAAAGAGCTATATTTGAAAGCTTGTAGTGGCGGTTACGATATCGGCTGTTCAAATTATCGAGGGTTACTTCAGTAA
- the hslO gene encoding Hsp33 family molecular chaperone HslO, with the protein MSTQDVLHRYLFDNMHARGELVQLEKTYQDIIADHNYPAGVKALLGEMLSATCLLTATLKFEGEITVQLQGDGPVSYLAINGDDQQNMRGVAKLAQTTQATGLKALIGKGTMVITIRPKAGEPYQGIVALEKDTLADCLANYFETSDQIPTSVWLFTDIEQGKAAGALVQLLPDSEDKEQQLADYNHLCQLTQTIKQDEIFSLEAHELLYRLYHQEEVRIFEPQTVKFRCSCSEEKVLTAISQLGQEEIADILAEQGEITTNCDFCLTTYRFDQSHFAQYFSDKKH; encoded by the coding sequence ATGTCAACGCAAGACGTTTTACACCGTTATTTATTCGACAACATGCACGCTCGTGGCGAGCTAGTGCAATTAGAAAAGACCTATCAAGACATTATTGCAGACCACAACTATCCTGCGGGTGTAAAAGCCTTGTTAGGTGAAATGTTATCGGCAACCTGTTTACTCACCGCAACCTTAAAATTTGAAGGTGAAATTACTGTGCAGTTACAAGGTGATGGGCCAGTAAGTTATTTAGCGATCAATGGCGATGACCAACAAAATATGCGCGGTGTTGCCAAGCTAGCACAAACAACTCAAGCCACAGGCTTAAAGGCGCTGATAGGCAAAGGCACTATGGTGATCACCATTCGCCCGAAAGCGGGTGAGCCATATCAGGGGATTGTCGCATTAGAAAAAGATACCTTAGCCGATTGCTTAGCGAATTATTTTGAAACCTCAGATCAAATTCCTACGTCTGTGTGGTTATTTACCGATATTGAGCAGGGCAAAGCTGCGGGCGCATTAGTGCAGCTATTACCCGATAGCGAAGATAAAGAACAACAGTTAGCTGATTACAACCACTTGTGTCAGTTAACTCAAACCATTAAGCAAGATGAAATTTTCTCACTAGAGGCGCACGAGTTACTTTATCGCTTATATCATCAAGAAGAAGTGCGAATCTTTGAACCACAAACGGTTAAGTTCCGCTGCTCTTGTTCTGAAGAAAAGGTCTTAACGGCGATCAGTCAACTCGGTCAAGAAGAGATCGCAGATATCTTAGCTGAACAAGGCGAAATCACGACAAACTGTGACTTTTGTTTAACAACTTATCGTTTTGATCAAAGCCACTTTGCTCAATACTTTAGTGACAAAAAACATTAG
- the ompR gene encoding two-component system response regulator OmpR, producing the protein MGQETPKILVVDDDMRLRALLERYLVEQGFVVRSAANAEQMDRLLERENFHLLVLDLMLPGEDGLSICRRLRQHNNDIPIVMLTAKGDEVDRIIGLELGADDYMPKPFNPRELLARVKAVLRRRVQEAPGAPSLEENIVTFGDYQLNLATREMRNGDTNMPLTSGEFAVLKALVQHPREPLSRDKLMNLARGRDYSALERSIDVQVSRLRRMLEDDPAKPRYIQTVWGLGYVFVPDGQKVA; encoded by the coding sequence ATGGGTCAAGAAACGCCAAAAATACTCGTTGTTGACGACGATATGCGCCTCAGAGCTTTACTAGAGCGCTACTTAGTGGAGCAGGGCTTTGTGGTACGAAGTGCGGCAAATGCTGAACAAATGGATCGCTTGCTAGAGCGCGAAAATTTCCACTTACTTGTACTTGATTTAATGCTACCGGGTGAAGATGGTTTGTCTATCTGTCGTCGTTTACGCCAACACAATAATGATATTCCTATCGTCATGTTAACGGCAAAAGGTGATGAGGTTGACCGTATCATAGGCTTAGAGTTAGGTGCCGATGATTATATGCCAAAGCCGTTTAATCCGCGTGAGTTACTCGCCCGTGTAAAAGCGGTATTAAGACGCCGAGTTCAAGAAGCACCAGGCGCGCCTTCACTTGAAGAAAATATCGTCACCTTTGGTGACTACCAACTCAATCTGGCAACGCGTGAAATGCGAAATGGCGATACCAATATGCCATTAACTAGCGGTGAATTTGCCGTTTTAAAAGCACTTGTTCAACATCCGCGTGAACCTTTATCTCGTGATAAGTTAATGAACCTTGCACGCGGCCGTGATTATTCTGCCCTAGAACGCAGTATCGACGTTCAAGTGTCGCGTTTGCGAAGAATGTTAGAAGACGATCCTGCCAAACCACGCTACATACAAACGGTTTGGGGTTTGGGTTATGTGTTTGTTCCTGACGGGCAAAAAGTGGCATAG
- the gspC gene encoding type II secretion system protein GspC: MSLQQTIKPLLSAFEKVPQKTLANVISGALLVYIAFVFAKMTWQLVPNDTTTNQLPVAKSYSTAQSSDAAVDVGSIKALNLFGQFNRQDEKPKVVEVQDAPQTRLNLTLTGVVASSDERYASAIIESGGSQYTYGIGDKIEKTRATLEQVYSDRVLIKQSGTLETLMLDGVKYNKTPASATRPSAPVRKPSRQAGQVIDQRENQALAEQATVLKQDLTKDPAKIVDYLTIAPQRQGGQLLGYRLNPGKNPEFFKSSGLRPGDIAVQMNGLDLTSPQEASDALKALRTESEITLLVDRGGELTEILFSIN; this comes from the coding sequence ATGTCACTCCAACAAACCATTAAACCTTTATTATCTGCATTTGAAAAAGTGCCACAGAAAACACTTGCTAATGTCATTAGTGGTGCCTTGTTGGTCTACATTGCTTTTGTCTTTGCCAAAATGACTTGGCAGTTGGTGCCAAATGACACTACCACTAATCAATTGCCCGTAGCCAAATCATATAGCACTGCACAGTCGTCTGATGCTGCTGTCGATGTTGGTAGTATTAAAGCGCTAAACTTGTTTGGTCAATTTAATCGCCAAGATGAAAAGCCGAAAGTGGTTGAAGTACAAGATGCACCGCAAACTCGCCTCAATTTAACCCTTACAGGCGTGGTTGCCAGTAGTGATGAGCGTTATGCCTCAGCAATAATTGAAAGCGGTGGTAGTCAATATACTTATGGCATCGGCGATAAAATTGAAAAAACAAGGGCAACTTTAGAGCAAGTATACAGTGATCGAGTTTTGATTAAACAGTCGGGCACACTGGAAACACTGATGCTCGATGGTGTTAAATACAACAAAACGCCGGCGTCAGCAACACGCCCATCAGCGCCAGTTCGCAAACCATCAAGGCAAGCAGGCCAAGTCATTGATCAACGTGAGAATCAAGCACTCGCCGAACAAGCAACGGTGTTAAAGCAAGACTTAACAAAAGATCCTGCAAAAATTGTCGACTATTTGACCATTGCACCACAGCGCCAAGGTGGCCAATTACTTGGCTATCGTTTGAATCCAGGGAAAAACCCTGAATTTTTTAAATCATCAGGCCTGCGCCCAGGTGATATTGCCGTACAGATGAACGGCTTAGACTTAACCTCGCCACAAGAAGCGAGTGATGCTTTAAAAGCATTGAGAACAGAATCAGAAATCACCTTGCTCGTCGACCGAGGCGGTGAATTAACTGAAATTCTATTTAGTATTAATTGA
- the gspD gene encoding type II secretion system secretin GspD, protein MRTANRASLLKAMACSALTAISVSAVSLSLPLQAAEPTTFSPNFRNTKITEFINTVGKNLQKTMIVDPQVKGTVNVRSYDLLTEEQYYQFFLNVLEVHGFSAVEMDNNIVKIIRQKDAKSSSIPVVDEVNAGMGDEMITRVVEVKNVTVRELVPLLRQLNDQASGGNVTNYDPANVIMITGTAAVVNRIVKIIEKVDKAGDQDVQIIRLQHASAGDMVRIIESMNKVTASKAASTPTFLIPKIVADDRTNSVIISGEVKARDRVVKLVQRLDAELETNGNTRVYYLKYAKAEDIVPVLKGVSESIEADENASKSTTSRSGKKRNISIEAHADTNTVVITAQQDMLRSLEAVIRQLDVRRAQVLVEAIIVEVFEADGINLGVQWYTEEGGFTQFNNGPATISQVAAGVEAAQSTPGKYTPPVLHPDTGNIISPGVQEPDIKGDYSLLAQALGSVSGMMFGIMKDDWGAIIQAVSTDTNSNILATPSITTLDNEEAYFIVGQEVPIITGSTTGNNNDNPFQTVDRQEVGIKLKVTPQVNEGSGVQLTIEQEVSSVSGATGVDIAINKREIKTTVMADHGDTVILGGLIDEDVQESQQKVPLLGDIPLIGHLFKSTGNTVRKRNLMVFLRPTILRDGDSMNEVTKNKYNFMRAQEILQREKGLSLMDDEKLPLLQKWEEQDKLTLPPSFDEYMEDKAQEKAADKKKQ, encoded by the coding sequence ATGCGCACAGCTAATCGCGCAAGTTTGTTAAAAGCTATGGCCTGTTCGGCACTGACTGCAATTTCAGTAAGTGCGGTATCATTGAGTTTGCCGTTACAAGCAGCAGAGCCGACCACGTTTTCGCCAAACTTTAGAAATACCAAAATAACTGAATTTATTAATACCGTTGGCAAAAACTTGCAAAAAACCATGATCGTCGACCCACAAGTTAAAGGGACGGTCAATGTTCGCAGTTATGATTTACTGACCGAAGAGCAATATTACCAGTTTTTCCTTAATGTCCTTGAAGTCCACGGTTTCTCTGCTGTCGAAATGGACAACAATATCGTTAAAATCATTCGCCAAAAAGATGCCAAAAGTTCATCAATACCGGTTGTTGATGAAGTTAATGCCGGCATGGGTGATGAAATGATCACGCGTGTGGTTGAAGTGAAAAATGTTACCGTGCGTGAACTAGTGCCATTGCTGCGTCAGTTAAATGACCAAGCCAGTGGTGGTAACGTGACCAACTACGACCCAGCTAATGTCATTATGATCACAGGCACAGCTGCTGTGGTTAATCGCATCGTTAAAATCATTGAAAAAGTTGACAAAGCCGGTGACCAAGACGTCCAGATTATTCGCTTACAGCATGCCTCTGCTGGCGATATGGTACGCATTATTGAATCGATGAATAAGGTTACTGCAAGTAAAGCGGCTTCAACGCCGACTTTCCTGATCCCAAAAATTGTCGCGGACGACAGAACAAATAGCGTCATTATTTCTGGTGAAGTGAAAGCGCGTGATCGCGTGGTTAAATTGGTTCAGCGTTTAGACGCTGAACTTGAAACTAACGGCAACACCCGCGTCTATTATTTAAAGTATGCCAAAGCTGAAGATATAGTGCCCGTTTTAAAAGGCGTTAGTGAGTCAATTGAGGCTGATGAAAATGCCAGTAAGTCAACCACTAGTCGTTCGGGTAAAAAGCGCAATATTTCAATCGAAGCACATGCTGATACCAATACTGTCGTCATTACTGCCCAGCAAGACATGTTGCGTTCACTAGAAGCGGTTATTCGTCAATTAGACGTTAGACGTGCTCAGGTATTAGTTGAAGCGATTATCGTCGAAGTCTTCGAAGCAGATGGCATCAACTTAGGTGTTCAGTGGTATACCGAAGAGGGTGGCTTTACTCAGTTTAATAATGGTCCTGCAACCATCTCACAAGTTGCCGCAGGTGTTGAGGCTGCTCAGTCTACCCCAGGTAAATACACGCCACCCGTTTTACACCCAGATACCGGTAATATTATTTCTCCAGGTGTCCAAGAGCCTGATATTAAAGGTGATTACTCATTGTTAGCCCAAGCGTTAGGCTCTGTTAGTGGTATGATGTTTGGTATTATGAAAGACGATTGGGGCGCTATAATTCAAGCGGTCAGCACTGACACCAATTCAAACATCTTAGCAACACCAAGTATTACAACGTTAGATAACGAAGAAGCCTACTTTATTGTCGGTCAAGAAGTACCAATCATTACTGGCTCAACAACGGGGAATAATAACGACAACCCGTTTCAAACCGTTGATCGACAAGAAGTTGGTATTAAGCTCAAAGTAACCCCGCAAGTCAATGAAGGCTCTGGTGTTCAACTAACCATTGAGCAAGAGGTTTCATCGGTTAGCGGTGCCACGGGAGTTGATATTGCAATCAACAAACGCGAAATAAAAACAACCGTTATGGCTGATCACGGCGATACTGTAATTTTAGGTGGTTTAATTGACGAAGACGTTCAAGAAAGTCAGCAAAAAGTGCCGTTATTAGGTGATATTCCACTTATTGGTCATCTGTTTAAATCGACCGGTAACACTGTCCGCAAACGCAATTTAATGGTGTTCTTACGTCCAACAATTCTTCGTGATGGCGACAGCATGAATGAAGTGACTAAGAACAAATACAACTTCATGCGAGCGCAGGAAATTTTGCAGCGTGAAAAAGGGCTGTCTTTAATGGATGACGAAAAGCTACCATTACTCCAAAAGTGGGAAGAGCAAGATAAACTGACCTTGCCACCGTCGTTTGACGAATATATGGAAGACAAAGCGCAAGAAAAAGCCGCAGATAAGAAAAAGCAATAG